The proteins below are encoded in one region of Festucalex cinctus isolate MCC-2025b chromosome 2, RoL_Fcin_1.0, whole genome shotgun sequence:
- the dennd2c gene encoding DENN domain-containing protein 2C gives MLALSVEQGRRGGANVDLLQKGVVVGWQGRQSPEQGRNIRERISQWEGRSKDISMKANPLSVARILSEGVLSNGCSNKGLHPKDLANAQSLALDFRESQAQSRNGRIGTKSESSHKCSTKYLTSIPGNKPTQSPMLAFTCSNTDKITVDDELKSGCVLDVDVSKNLPQLADDNDDSMPAGNFYTSRGFWRRLEGDLFLWEKGRTSLGDAPPKPRRTFKYQGAGKDVMSPNGRSTHNNQPSGRGRRVAHPPSFPPPPCPVARTNGLSRHKNNRRSFEYEDTLHPTVKQVTLGGQARHSGLHHAYSDDNIYEDIVCDVTRDNPYEDVKSPAMCLPITRPHGTKLHVKPQTIQGACRKLERTMPPLRSTMVDAPNSATPRRISAHKLHKTPQYVTKIETIFDDKRGRKRVKNQGVAVRGETSGTESDPEDNPKAGLRRSVYKQSTLKRRPGYRTLEKDLIQAQQQQLFQIFVVVSLRKGSPANTYSPEITQQFPKMFEKSSRLSKEAEDQLKVIPKFCFPDIRDWKPSAHTPSETFSFVLTGEDGSRWFCYCRKILPSGKGKRLPEVHCVVSKLGCFNLFAKILEEVERRREIAPALVYPFMRSVMEAPFPAPGRTVTVKSFLPGTGNEVLTLCRPVDSRLEHVDFDTLLQCLSVGKLLQVFASLLLERRVIFVAEKLSVLSRCGHAALALLYPFTWQHTFVPVLPTSMLDISCSPTPFLIGVLAPCLPQVLELPIEEVLIVDLCADDFVTQLGDEDCILPSKLQAALQQILEEREEILKQEDEDASEGEPVDLCSLVSEAFVRFFVELVGHYPLHMAESSNGSRELQRDSFRKSHPSRGVRQFLQLFMESQMFAGFIQDKELRKGGGRGLFETRVAKYLDSSTDPEPSGVNKFLKGLGNKMKLLQIK, from the exons ATGCTGGCTCTGAGTGTGGAGCAGGGCAGGCGAGGGGGTGCCAATGTTGATCTTCTCCAGAAGGGGGTTGTGGTAGGATGGCAGGGCCGACAGTCTCCCGAGCAGGGGCGGAACATCAGGGAGAGGATCTCCCAGTGGGAAGGTCGCAGCAAGGATATTTCAATGAAGGCCAACCCTTTGAGTGTTGCCCGAATTCTATCTGAAGGTGTGCTGAGCAACGGTTGTTCGAACAAGGGACTTCATCCTAAAGATCTTGCCAACGCTCAGAGTCTGGCTTTAGATTTTCGGGAATCCCAAGCACAGTCAAGAAACGGCAGGATAGGCACAAAGTCGGAGTCCTCGCACAAATGCTCCACAAAATATTTAACCTCCATCCCAGGAAACAAGCCGACGCAAAGCCCGATGTTGGCTTTCACATGTTCCAACACAGACAAAATCACTGTCGATGACGAGCTAAAATCAGGCTGTGTCTTGGATGTTGATGTGTCCAAAAATCTACCGCAGTTAGCCGACGACAACGACGACAGCATGCCCGCAGGGAACTTTTACACTTCTCGGGGTTTCTGGCGGCGTCTCGAAGGGGACCTATTTCTTTGGGAGAAAGGGAGAACATCTTTAGGGGACGCTCCGCCAAAACCACGGCGGACGTTCAAGTATCAGGGAGCTGGAAAGGACGTAATGTCACCTAATGGCAGATCAACTCACAACAACCAGCCCAGTGGGAGGGGTCGCAGGGTAGCTCACCCGCCGAGCTTCCCACCACCTCCTTGTCCTGTCGCCAGGACCAATGGACTTTCAAGGCATAAAAATAACAG GAGGTCCTTCGAGTACGAGGACACACTGCATCCCACGGTGAAGCAAGTCACACTGGGCGGCCAAGCTCGGCACTCAGGCCTTCATCATGCGTATTCCGATGATAATATTTATGAAGACATCGTTT GTGATGTGACCAGAGATAACCCTTATGAGGATGTCAAGTCACCAGCTATGTGTCTTCCTATCACCAGGCCTCACGGCACAAAG CTCCACGTAAAACCTCAAACGATACAGGGGGCTTGTCGCAAATTGGAGAGGACAATGCCACCGTTAAGATCAACCATGGTCGATGCTCCCAACTCTGCAACCCCCCGACGCATAAGCGCTCATAAACTTCACAAGACACCTCAG TATGTTACTAAGATTGAGACGATATTTGATGACAAACGAGGGAGGAAGCGAGTGAAAAACCAAGGAGTTGCAGTGCGAG GGGAGACCAGTGGGACTGAGAGCGACCCTGAAGACAACCCCAAAG CAGGTTTAAGGAGATCTGTTTACAAGCAGTCGACACTGAAGCGGAGGCCAGGCTATCGCACGCTGGAGAAAGACCTGATCCaggcacagcagcagcagctcttcCAGATCTTCGTGGTGGTGTCTCTGAGGAAAGGTTCCCCAGCCAACACCTACTCCCCTGAAATAACGCAACAGTTCCCAAAAATG TTTGAAAAGTCATCCAGACTCTCCAAGGAAGCCGAGGATCAACTGAAGGTCATTCCCAAATTCTGCTTCCCTGACATACGTGACTGGAAGCCTTCAGCACACACGCCAAG CGAGACCTTCTCCTTCGTCCTGACTGGAGAAGACGGGAGCCGCTGGTTCTGTTACTGCCGTAAGATCCTG CCCAGCGGGAAGGGCAAAAGGCTCCCTGAGGTTCATTGTGTCGTCAGCAAGTTGGGCTGTTTCAACCTGTTTGCCAAG ATTTTGGAGGAGGTGGAGCGTCGCCGAGAGATCGCGCCGGCACTAGTTTACCCTTTTATGCGCAGTGTGATGGAAGCGCCTTTCCCAGCTCCAGGCCGCACTGTCACGGTCAAGAGTTTCCTGCCTGGCACTGGCAATGAG GTCCTGACTTTGTGTCGTCCGGTGGACTCCAGATTAGAGCATGTGGACTTCGACACGCTGCTCCAGTGTCTGAGTGTGGGAAAACTCCTGCAGGTGTTCGCTTCCCTTCTGCTTGAGAGGAGGGTCATCTTTGTTGCGGAAAAACTCAG CGTGCTGTCCCGTTGTGGCCATGCAGCGCTAGCGCTGCTGTACCCGTTCACCTGGCAGCACACCTTCGTCCCGGTGCTTCCTACCAGCATGTTGGACATCAGCTGCTCCCCCACGCCTTTCCTCATTGGGGTGCTGGCCCCTTGCTTGCCCCAGGTGCTCGAGCTCCCCATAGAGGAG GTGCTCATTGTGGATTTGTGTGCAGATGATTTTGTCACTCAG CTCGGGGATGAGGATTGCATCTTGCCGAGTAAACTGCAAGCAGCATTACAGCAAATTCTGGAAGAGCGAGAAGAAATCCTTAAGCAGGAGGATGAAGACGCATCTGAAG GTGAGCCGGTGGACCTGTGCTCGCTGGTGTCGGAGGCCTTTGTGCGCTTCTTCGTGGAGCTGGTGGGCCACTATCCCCTCCACATGGCCGAGTCGTCCAACGGGAGCAGGGAGCTTCAGCGCGACAGCTTCCGCAAGTCTCACCCGTCGCGCGGCGTCCGTCAGTTCTTGCAACTCTTCATGGAATCGCAGATGTTTGCCGGCTTCATTCAAGACAAAGAGTTGCGCAAGGGCGGCGGACGAG